Proteins from a genomic interval of Quercus robur chromosome 9, dhQueRobu3.1, whole genome shotgun sequence:
- the LOC126700974 gene encoding uncharacterized protein LOC126700974, whose protein sequence is MDSMSRALRRAARSPFSDEIERAPMPSRFTRPPFNSYNGKTDPVEHVSHYIHMMSLLAHNDALMCKVFPSSLGSTALRWFNGLRKGSIRSFAELIQEFGSRFMTCSRVPQPVDALLSIKMRVGETLRSYASRYWELYNEIGGGNEKIAASTFRMGLPEDSKLRESLTKRPPEDMRQLIRRSEEYKRLEDDQLQNKGKAPLLGRSQQGIIPARPKKDFKMQEPEAQIEGVNVAFKEPVHKILDWIKNESFFRSQSRPNKLRDRLIPPSDSKEVQVLTGMLAALNRFISKFADRCRPFYQLLKKWKVFHWDEECDKAFRELKEYLAKAPMLTASESEADLFMYLSVSDHAVSAVLLRDQGVQQPVYYISKTLVDAETRYLPLEKLVLALVHVTRKLPHYFQAHTVFVLTEYPLQSLLKRSDFTGQIAKWGTRLGSFDIRYRPRSSVKGQVLADFIAEFTPKSDGKIICNAERRPWKVFVDDASNAMGAGAGIVIITPKGIRLEHSFRLGFKTSNNEAEYEAFLAGLRAVLCLGAKDVEIYSDSRLVVYQILGSFEAQDSRMKAYLSAAKQIIGWFGTVKVAQVGRAQNRHADSLATLASSSTENIPRVVKIKLIREPSIEVKSDDNLAGVEVAMMSMANPCWMNPIIDFIAEDKGPDDEKEAKKIRRVVSRYWLSADRKLYQRSFAGPYLLCLHPEKVNELLTELHDGVCGGHVGGRSLAHRAMTQGFWWPQMQKDAVEYVKRCEQCQKHAPLIHQPVEAEALANIRDIDVKKFVWKNIVTRFGVPNSLVSDNGLQFDSKAFRAFCSDLGIKNKYSTPAYPQSNGQAEAVNKTILNGLKRRLDGAKGRWVEELPNVLWAYRTTPRRSTGETPFSLTYGAEAVIPTEVSLCSARVAGFDLSLNADLMMERLDWLEECREAATIRLAEYQQKLSQRYNQYVKGREFSARELVLRRVVGNMRDVAAGKLAQTWEGPYRITAIAGAGAYYLEDLDEGPFPQPWNAHNLKKFYP, encoded by the exons ATGGACTCCATGAGCCGAGCCTTACGAAGGGCTGCTCGGTCACCATTCTCAGACGAAATTGAACGGGCCCCTATGCCGAGTAGATTTACAAGACCGCCATTCAATTCCTACAACGGGAAGACGGACcctgtggagcatgtcagtcattatatCCACATGATGTCCTTGCTTGCACACAATGATgccttgatgtgtaaggtattccccTCCAGTCTCGGTTCCACGgccctgagatggttcaacggGTTACGAAAAGGCTCCATTCGTAGCTTTGCCGAACTGATTCAAGAATTCGGCAGTAGATTCAtgacatgcagccgagtgccgCAGCCGGTGGATGCGCTACTTTCCATAAAGATGAGGGTCGgtgaaacccttcggagttacgCCAGCCggtactgggaactctacaacgagatCGGTGGAGGAAATGAGAAGATAGCggcaagcaccttcaggatggggctccccgaagatTCTAAATTACGGGAGTCGTTGACGAAAAGACCtcccgaggatatgaggcaacttatAAGGCGCAGTGAGGAGTATAAACGCCTGGAAGATGATCAGCTACAAAATAAGGGGAAAGCCCCGTTACTCGGGAGATCTCAGCAGGGCATTATCCCAGCAAGACCgaaaaaagatttcaagatGCAAGAGCCAGAGGCGCAAATTGAGGGAGTTAATGTGGCGTTCAAAGAACCTGTGCACAAAATTCTAGATTGGATTAAGAACGAATCATTCTTCAg AAGCCAATCCCGACCAAATAAACTCCGTGATCGCCTCATACCACCGAGCGATTCGAAGGAAGTACAGGTGCTAACCGGGATGTTAGCCGCCctaaaccgattcatctccaaattCGCGGATCGCTGCAGACCattttatcaacttctgaagaagtggaaggtgTTTCATTGGGACGAGGAATGCGACAAGGCCTTTCGAGAACTGAAGGAGTACTTGGCAAAAGCACCCATGTTAACAGCCTCGGAGTCCGAGGcggatttgtttatgtacctctcAGTGTCTGACCATGCCGTgagtgctgtgttactaagaGACCAAGGAGTACAGCAGCCAGTGTATTACATAAGCAAAACCTTAGTAGATGCCGAGACGAGATACCTGCCCCTTGAGAAGCTAGTTTTGGCACTAGTGCACGTCACGAGGAAGTTGCCGCATTACTTTCAGGCTCATACGGTATTCGTCCTCACCGAATATCCCCTGCAGTCGTTGCTAAAGAGATCGGACTTCACGGGCCAAATAGCCAAATGGGGAACTCGTTTGGGTTCGTTCGACATAAGGTACCGACCGCGAAGCTCGGTAAAGGGACAGGTTCTTGCTGACTTCATTGCAGAATTCACCCCCAAGAGCGATGGGAAGATAATATGTAATGCGGAGCGTCGTCCATGGAAAGTGTTTGTAGACGACGCTTCGAATGCTATGGGGGCTGgagctggtattgtcataatcaccccgaAGGGCATACGATtagaacactccttcagattaGGATTCAAAACCTCaaacaacgaagccgagtacGAGGCCTTCCTGGCCGGGTTGAGGGCCGTATTGTGTTTAGGCGCGAAAGATGTTGAGATTTATTCGGACTCTCGACTGGTCGTTTATCAAATCTTAGGAAGCTTCGAAGCTCAGGACTCTCGGATGAAAGCCTATCTGAGTGCAGCTAAGCAGATCATTGGCTGGTTCGGGACAGTGAAGGTAGCCCAGGTAGGTCGGGCACAAAACAGACATGCCGACTCGCTGGCCACATTGGCTTCATCCTCTACCGAGAATATACCTCGGGTAGTCAAGATAAagcttataagggagccaagcatcgAGGTGAAAAGTGATGACAACCTAGCTGGGGTTGAAGTTGCCATGATGTCAATGGCAAATCCGtgttggatgaacccgatcatagacttcaTAGCTGAGGATAAAGGTCCGGACGATGAAAAGGAGGCCAAAAAGATTCGTCGAGTGGTTTCCCGGTACTGGCTGTCGGCAGATCGCAAGTTGTACCAGAGGTCTTTCGCAGGCCCTTACCTTTTATGTCTACATCCTGAGAAAGTGAACGAACTTCTGACCGAGCTGCATGATGGAGTGTGTGGTGGCCATGTCGGGGGACGGTCTCTAGCGCACAGGGCCATGacccaggggttttggtggccacagatgcagaaggatgccgtgGAATATGTCAAGAGGTGTGAACAATGCCAAAAGCACGCCCCTCTGATCCACCAACCG GTGGAAGCCGAGGCCTTAGCCAACATTCGGGATAtcgacgtgaaaaagtttgtgtggaaaaacatagtcacaaGGTTTGGGGTACCGAACTCACTAGTATCAGACAACGGGCTACAATTCGATAGCAAAGCTTTCCGAGCCTTCTGCAGCGATCTTGGCATTAAGAACAAGTactcaaccccggcataccctcAAAGCAATGGCCAAGCTGAGGCAGTGAACAAGACAATTTTGAACGGGTTGAAGAGGAGGTTGGACGGggcaaagggaagatgggttGAAGAGCTGCCTAACGTTTTATGGGCTTACCGTACGACTCCCAGAAGATCCACGGGTGAGACCCCTTTCTCTTTGACATATGGGGCAGAGGCCGtaataccaaccgaggtgagcttgtgcagtgcacgggtcgcaGGATTTGACCTTAGCTTgaacgccgacctgatgatggagcgCTTGGACTGGTTAGAAGAATGCCGGGAGGCCGCAACCATACGACTCGCGGAGTACCAGCAGAAACTGTCCCAGAGATATAACCAATATGTAAAGGGGAGGGAATTCAGCGCCAGGGAACTGGTTCTAAGGAGGGTCGTGGGAAACATGCGAGACGTAGCTGCCGGGAAGCTTGCTCAAACATGGGAAGGGCCGTACAGGATTACCGCCATCGCTGGCGCGGGGGCTTACTACCTGGAAGATCTTGACGAGGGGCCGTTCCCTCAGCCATGGAATGCTCACAATTTAAAGAAGTTCTACCCGTGA
- the LOC126700975 gene encoding late embryogenesis abundant protein At1g64065-like — protein MKQEPKAWVNYLKEPKEFGLKPSNHLIAIGPKLNRNTLYIKALSLEWTAILWLNWLTCSTWSIQSLYIVKEPRSDEEFGSKTSVEELKRKKRINLIIYIAAFVVFQTIVILVFALIVMPVKITKVWLGNNVKFHNVTTSNSTSPSFDINFTTQLRVYNTNFGPYKYDSTIATFMYKGVSVGQVTIPKGKAGLRSTKKVGVTVNVNSKDLPTSANLAGDLDSGLLMLNNHSKLSGKVELMFIMKKKKSVEMNCTMTINLSSKEIHSMICD, from the exons ATGAAGCAAGAGCCAAAGGCCTGGgtcaactacttaaaggaaccTAAGGAATTTGGCCTGAagccatcaaaccatctcatcgccatcgGTCCCAAGCTGAACCGAAATACTTTGTACATCAAAGCCTTATCTTTGGAATGGACAGCCATCCTTTGGTTAAATTGGCTTACGTGCTCTACATGGTCCATTCAATCGTTGTACATAGTGAAG GAGCCTAGAAGTGATGAAGAATTTGGCTCTAAAACATCTGTGGAGGAGCTCAAGCGAAAGAAAAGGATCAA ccttatcaTATATATTGCTGCTTTTGTTGTGTTTCAAACCATAGTCATCTTGGTTTTTGCACTCATTGTAATGCCTGTTAAGATTACAAAAGTCTGGTTGGGCAATAATGTCAAATTTCACAACGTGACTACTAGTAACTCAACATCACCTTCCTTTGATATAAACTTCACAACCCAATTGAGGGTTTATAACACAAACTTTGGTCCTTACAAATATGATAGCACCATTGCCACATTCATGTACAAGGGTGTGTCAGTGGGGCAAGTCACTATTCCTAAGGGTAAGGCTGGGCTGCGTTCGACCAAAAAAGTTGGTGTCACAGTAAATGTGAATTCAAAGGACTTGCCAACTTCTGCCAATCTTGCAGGTGACTTGGATAGTGGGTTGTTGATGCTAAACAACCATTCCAAGCTTAGTGGGAAAGTGGAATTGATGTTtataatgaagaagaagaagtctgTCGAAATGAATTGTACCATGACTATCAATTTGTCATCAAAGGAGATCCACTCTATGATTTGCGATTGA